The genomic window GCGCGGCGGCGCAGCAGGCCACGCCAAGTAACGCCAACAGGCCAGACAGCCCGAGCCGGGCAATGATCGATTTGCTCATGAGCGCCACCTTAATCGCGTTTCGACGCCGGCGGAACATCGCCCCCTTTTTGCCGCTCTCTGAACAGGGCCGCCCGCATCAAAAATATCGTCGTCACCGGTGCTGTCAGCGCGACGAAAACTGCGATGAGAAGAGCGTGCAAGAACAATTTGCCGCCCTGCACCGAGAAGTAGACGATCGTCGCGATCGTCATGCACCACACGCCCAGCGTGGCGCCGATGGTTGGCGCATGGATGCGCCTGAAGAAAGTCGGCAGGCGCACCAGCCCGAATGAACCGATGGCGGCAAAGGCGGCGCCGACCACCACGAACACCGCGGTGACGATCTCTGCCCAAAGCGGCAACGGGCCGCCGAGAAAAGCGTCGTTCATTCGATCACCTCGCCACGCAACAAAAACTTGGCCAACGCCGTCGAGCCGACGAAGCCGAACAGCGCGATCAGCAGCGCCGCCTCGAAGTACACATTGCTGGCGTACACGATGCCGAGCACCAGCATCATCAGCATGCCGTTGATGTAGAGACAGTCGAGCGCGGTGATGCGGTCCTGAGCGGTGGGACCGATCGTCAGGCGGGCGAGCGCGCACAGCATCGCGACCGCCAGCAGCAGCAGTGCCAGCTTGAGCGCCCAGAGCAGCACCGGCGTCATGATTCGAAAATCTCCATGAGGGGGCGCTCGTACCTTTGCTGCACTTGCGCGACGAATGCGGCCTCGTCGTCGACATTGAAAACGTGGATCAGCAGCACGGAGCTGTCGAACGACAACTCGGCCCACGCAGTACCGGGCGTCAGGCACAGGATCATCGCCAGCACTGCCAGGCCGTTGGGGTCGCGCATCTGCAGCGGCACCTTGACGAATGCAGAGTGGATGTCTGCGGTGCGGCGGGTGAGCAGCATGCGAGCGACCGTCCATGCCGACACCGACAGGTCGTCCATGACGCGCCCGACGAGCATCAGCGCGATGCCGGGCCGTCGCATGCGCACAGTGGCGGGGCGCAGGCTGCGCGTGAGCAGCGGCACCGCGATCGACAGGATGGCGGCAAGCAACAGCGTCGAGGAATCCATCGACTGGTTGAGCAGCAGCCACACGATGAAGAGCGCGAGCGACAGCGGCGGGGAGGGCAGCCAGCGCTTCATCGCACGACCTCACCAGAAACTGGGCCCAGCGCGGCGGCTGCACGTTTGGGTGCTGGATTGGCAACCTGCCGCGCGTTCATCACCGCGTGCCGGTAGGCCTTGGCCGTGCGCAACCCATTGGCGGTTTCAATCGCGTGGTGCATGACCGGGTTGGCGGCGATCGTCCAGGCCGCGGCAGCGACGAGCAGCGCCGCGACGGGCAACACTTCGAGCGCGGGCAACGCGGGCATGGTCGCGTGCACCTGTGTCCAGAAATGTCGTATGCCGGCACGGCTCAACGCGAGCAACGTCAGGAAGCCTGAGGCGATCAGCAGCACCATGAAGGCGATGCCGGAGGCTGTCACCACCGGTGCATCGAGCAGGCCCGACAGCATCGCGAACTTGCCGACGAATCCGGACAACGGTGGCAACCCGGCCAGCAGCAGCGTGCAGGCCATGAAGCTCAGCCCCAGGAACGCGATGCCGGCAGGAATGGCGCGGCCGTAGAGCGCCTGCTGCTCGTCGTCGAGGTTAACGTCGGCGAGTGGTTTCAAGTCCTCGGCAAGGAAAGGTGCATGGCCCGACTGCTCGTGGGGCGCGATGCTGGCACCGGCATTGCGCCAGCGCTCGATCATGTCGATCAGCAGGAAGAATGCGCTGACCGCGAGCGTCGAACTCACCAGGTAGTACAGCGCGCCTGCCCACACGGCAGGGTCGCCCAGTCCGACCGCAGCGAGCAGCGTGCCGGCGGAGATCAACACGCTGTAGCCGGCGAGGTTCGACAGGCGCTGCGTGCCGACAATGCCGAGCGCGCCGACGAACAGCGTCATGAGGCCGACGGTGATGAGAACGTCCTGGCCGAACTGCGCGGACAGGCCGGTGTCGGGCGCGAAGAGCGTCGTCCACAAGCGCAGCACGGTGTAGATGCAGAGCTTGGTGAGCAATGCAAACACGGCGCCGACCGGCGACACGGCGGCGCTGTATGCCGGCACCAGCCAGAAGTTGAGTGGCCACGCGCCGGCCTTGGCGAAGAAGGCCGTCGCCAGAATGGCCGCTGCCGCATGGACCAGGCCGCGATCAGCCGGAGCGATCTGCGCGATGCGCATGCCGAGGTCGGCCATGTTCAGGGTGCCGGTCGCGCCGTAGAGCATCGCTGCGCCGACGAGGAACAGCGACGACGCCGCGAGGTTGATCGCGATGTAATGCAGGCCTGCCTGCACCCGCAATCTGCCCGAGCCGTGCAGCAGCAAGCCGTACGACGCCGCCAGCATCACCTCGAAGAAGACGAAGAGGTTGAACAGGTCGCCGGTGAGGAACGCGCCATTCAGGCCCATTAACTGCAGTTGCAGCAAGGGATGAAAGTGCACGCCGGCACGGTCCCATCGCGAGGTCGAATAGATCGATGCCGCGAAAGCGATCACACCGGTGAGTGCCACCATCATGGTGGAGAGCCGGTCAGCCACCAGCACGATGCCGAAGGGCGCCTTCCAGTTACCGGGCAGGTAGACGCCGATGGAGCCCGGCCCGGTGCCGGTGTCGGGCGCGTTGACCCAGCGCAACAACGCCAGCGCCGCCAGCAGGCCGACCAAGCCGGAGATCACGCTCAACGCGGACTTGAGCCGTCGCCGCTGTTCGCCCAGCAGCAGCATGAGCGCGGCGGTGAACATCGGCACCAGGATCGGCACAGCGACCAGGTGCGGCATGCTGAACTCGAGCAGCCGGTCGAGCATGTGGGTCAGCTCATTCACGCCGGACCTCCTCGCCGTCGACGTGGTCGGTGCCGGTCAGTCCGCGTGAGGCCAGCAGCACGACGAGGAACAACGCGGTCATCGCGAAGCCGATGACGATGGCGGTGAGCACCAGCGCCTGTGGCATCGGGTCGGCGGTGTTGACGAGCGTGGCCTTGAGCCCCTTCATCAGCACCGGTTCGCTGTCGACCGTCAGCCGGCCGGTGCTGAACATGAAAA from Variovorax sp. PAMC28562 includes these protein-coding regions:
- a CDS encoding Na+/H+ antiporter subunit C — protein: MELVLAIAIGVLTGSGIYLLLRPRTFQVIVGLTLMSYAVNLFMFSTGRLTVDSEPVLMKGLKATLVNTADPMPQALVLTAIVIGFAMTALFLVVLLASRGLTGTDHVDGEEVRRE
- a CDS encoding Na+/H+ antiporter subunit E — its product is MKRWLPSPPLSLALFIVWLLLNQSMDSSTLLLAAILSIAVPLLTRSLRPATVRMRRPGIALMLVGRVMDDLSVSAWTVARMLLTRRTADIHSAFVKVPLQMRDPNGLAVLAMILCLTPGTAWAELSFDSSVLLIHVFNVDDEAAFVAQVQQRYERPLMEIFES
- a CDS encoding K+/H+ antiporter subunit F; protein product: MTPVLLWALKLALLLLAVAMLCALARLTIGPTAQDRITALDCLYINGMLMMLVLGIVYASNVYFEAALLIALFGFVGSTALAKFLLRGEVIE
- a CDS encoding monovalent cation/H+ antiporter subunit D gives rise to the protein MPHLVAVPILVPMFTAALMLLLGEQRRRLKSALSVISGLVGLLAALALLRWVNAPDTGTGPGSIGVYLPGNWKAPFGIVLVADRLSTMMVALTGVIAFAASIYSTSRWDRAGVHFHPLLQLQLMGLNGAFLTGDLFNLFVFFEVMLAASYGLLLHGSGRLRVQAGLHYIAINLAASSLFLVGAAMLYGATGTLNMADLGMRIAQIAPADRGLVHAAAAILATAFFAKAGAWPLNFWLVPAYSAAVSPVGAVFALLTKLCIYTVLRLWTTLFAPDTGLSAQFGQDVLITVGLMTLFVGALGIVGTQRLSNLAGYSVLISAGTLLAAVGLGDPAVWAGALYYLVSSTLAVSAFFLLIDMIERWRNAGASIAPHEQSGHAPFLAEDLKPLADVNLDDEQQALYGRAIPAGIAFLGLSFMACTLLLAGLPPLSGFVGKFAMLSGLLDAPVVTASGIAFMVLLIASGFLTLLALSRAGIRHFWTQVHATMPALPALEVLPVAALLVAAAAWTIAANPVMHHAIETANGLRTAKAYRHAVMNARQVANPAPKRAAAALGPVSGEVVR
- the mnhG gene encoding monovalent cation/H(+) antiporter subunit G, with translation MNDAFLGGPLPLWAEIVTAVFVVVGAAFAAIGSFGLVRLPTFFRRIHAPTIGATLGVWCMTIATIVYFSVQGGKLFLHALLIAVFVALTAPVTTIFLMRAALFRERQKGGDVPPASKRD